Below is a genomic region from Ruania alba.
AGCCCGGCCAGGCCGGCCCCGACGACGATGACGTCAGTGTCAGTCATGCTCAGCAGCCTAGCGGGAGACGCCGGACCGACCGAGCTTCAGGAACTGCTGAGCATGGTGCTGAGGTCGGTCCCGACCGGGATTTCCTGCGGTGAGGAGCCGCGCGAGAACAGCCGCCCACCCGCCGGGGTCCCGCCGAGGTGCAGACGGTTGCCGTCGCGCCGCAACCAGGTTCCTTCGCGCAGCCCGAGAACCGGGCCGGGATTCTCCTCCAGGTACTGCAGGATGCGCAGCTCACGGGTCTCGCCCTGGTGGCGGGACGAGGGGTCCGGGTCGAGATAATGGGGGTTGATCTGGAACGGGACCAGCCCGAGCGTGTCGAACGTGGGCGGCTGCACGATTGGCATGTCGTTGGTGGTGCGCAGGCTCGGGCACGCCACATTCGTGCCGGCGCTGGATCCCAGATACGGGATGCCTGCGGCGACCGCGGACCGGATCGGGTCGATCAGGCCGTGCCGGTGCAGGGCGTCCACCAGCCGGAAGGTGTTCCCGCCACCGACGAAGATGAGCTCGGCCGCCGCGATCGCCCCTGGCGCGTCATCGGCCTCGTGCAGCCCGGTCACCGAGAACCCGGACGGTGCCAGGGCCGCAGCGACCTGCGCGGTGTAGGACGCATGATCGGCGAGCGCGAACGGGACGAACAGGATTTCCCGCGCCTCGCCCGCGACCGAGTGGATCTCCTCAAGCGCGTGCTCGAGGTAGCCGCGACCGGGTGCGGTGGAGTTGGACAGCAGCAGCAGAGTCATCGGGATCCCCTTCGTGTGATGGTCGGGCGGCGTCGGCGCACAGCAGCGCTGTTCTGGCCGAGTAGGTCGGTGAGCTCGAGGCTGGCGGAGAGCAGCCGGGGGAGATGGTCGGCCAGGGTGGTACCCGGGTGCTCGACGACGGACTGTCCCACGGTGAGTGACCCGACGGGCCGTCGGCCCAGCATCACAGGGACGGCGAGTGCACGGGTGTTCTCGTCGTACTCACCCTCCGAGGAGGCGTACCCGAGGCGTTCGGTCTCGGCGAACCGCTCCTCGAGAGCGTGCACATCCACCTCGGTGCGATCGGTGAACCGGCCCATCGGCCGCCCCCACAGCAGGGCCCGGCGTTCGGTCGGACCGATGAACGC
It encodes:
- the pepE gene encoding dipeptidase PepE: MTLLLLSNSTAPGRGYLEHALEEIHSVAGEAREILFVPFALADHASYTAQVAAALAPSGFSVTGLHEADDAPGAIAAAELIFVGGGNTFRLVDALHRHGLIDPIRSAVAAGIPYLGSSAGTNVACPSLRTTNDMPIVQPPTFDTLGLVPFQINPHYLDPDPSSRHQGETRELRILQYLEENPGPVLGLREGTWLRRDGNRLHLGGTPAGGRLFSRGSSPQEIPVGTDLSTMLSSS